One window of Cohnella hashimotonis genomic DNA carries:
- a CDS encoding GyrI-like domain-containing protein yields the protein MSSYLVDVVDRNEIHLVGLSIVESLNKVMETKIGGQLREELERRQSEVANRVGSGMYLIQVYPMDGHWTPDVPYRHIFAYEVDSLARIPADMVSYTLPAGRFIKVVHKGAESRIGKTYDFINETYGARPIDIEYWSDIHALENEDSQIDIYVPR from the coding sequence GTGAGTTCATACCTGGTCGACGTTGTGGACAGGAATGAGATTCATCTCGTGGGGCTATCTATCGTGGAGAGTCTGAACAAGGTGATGGAGACGAAGATTGGCGGGCAATTGCGGGAGGAACTAGAGCGCCGCCAATCCGAAGTGGCGAACAGGGTTGGCTCCGGCATGTATCTCATCCAGGTTTATCCGATGGACGGCCATTGGACGCCGGATGTCCCGTACCGGCACATCTTCGCCTACGAGGTCGATTCGCTGGCCCGGATCCCCGCGGATATGGTCAGCTACACGCTGCCCGCCGGCCGGTTCATCAAGGTCGTACATAAAGGGGCGGAATCGCGGATCGGCAAAACGTACGATTTTATCAATGAGACTTATGGCGCAAGACCCATCGACATCGAGTACTGGAGCGACATTCATGCGCTGGAAAACGAGGATAGCCAGATCGATATCTACGTCCCTCGTTAG
- a CDS encoding MDR family MFS transporter produces MASVQTEARAAKPPKEKIDAGVLRIALILVFGAVASQLDSTMINVAIDKLASDLHSTVSAIQWVVTGYVLTMGLAVPISGWAIQRFGGKKVYICSLVIFLVSSILCSLAWNTGSLIGFRLLQGVGAGLLVPTMQNVLVQSAGGRNLGRLIAIISIPALIGPILGPVIGGLLIQNLDWRWIFYVNIPIMLVAIWLSWRYIPADEPARDKPRLDLMGLLLLSPAFAGLIYGISEASTHGGLTNLKASLPLAGGIVLTGAYIAYALRMKQSPLLDLRLFKSRHFLASNVTLFLTGMVMNGAMLLLPLYYQQVRAQGVLDTGLLLIPQGLGMLATRSWIGGLADRMGSRNIVLLSLAVTAIGTIPFALAGADTNHVLLAVAQFVRGAALNGIFIPIMVSAYTGLSKQQIPHASISTRIFQTIGGAFGSAILATVIDHQIRSSAVAGMNAVAHAYQAAFWWSFGFTVLAVIPAFMLSKGKK; encoded by the coding sequence ATGGCAAGCGTACAAACTGAGGCACGCGCCGCCAAACCGCCCAAAGAAAAAATAGACGCAGGCGTGCTACGGATCGCGCTGATCCTCGTCTTCGGCGCCGTCGCGTCCCAGCTGGATTCGACCATGATCAACGTGGCCATCGACAAGCTGGCATCCGACCTGCACAGCACAGTGTCCGCGATTCAATGGGTCGTGACGGGTTATGTACTCACGATGGGATTGGCGGTGCCAATCTCGGGATGGGCGATCCAGCGCTTCGGCGGCAAAAAGGTGTATATATGCTCGCTCGTCATTTTCCTGGTCTCATCCATATTGTGTTCGCTGGCCTGGAATACCGGCAGTCTGATCGGCTTCCGGCTGCTGCAGGGCGTCGGCGCGGGTCTGCTCGTTCCGACGATGCAAAATGTGCTTGTGCAGTCGGCGGGCGGCCGCAATCTGGGCAGGCTCATCGCGATCATCAGCATTCCCGCGTTGATCGGCCCGATCCTCGGTCCCGTCATCGGCGGCCTGCTCATCCAGAACCTCGATTGGCGCTGGATTTTCTACGTGAACATCCCGATCATGCTCGTCGCGATCTGGCTGAGCTGGCGCTATATTCCGGCCGACGAGCCTGCCCGCGACAAGCCGCGGCTGGACCTCATGGGGCTGCTGCTGTTGTCTCCAGCCTTTGCCGGCCTTATCTACGGCATATCCGAGGCGAGCACGCATGGCGGCTTGACCAACCTGAAGGCCTCGCTCCCGCTGGCTGGCGGGATCGTCCTGACGGGTGCCTACATCGCTTATGCGCTGCGCATGAAGCAGTCGCCGCTGCTCGACCTAAGGCTGTTCAAATCCCGTCATTTTCTCGCTTCGAACGTGACGCTATTCCTCACAGGGATGGTGATGAATGGGGCGATGCTGCTGCTGCCGCTGTATTACCAGCAGGTGCGCGCGCAGGGCGTGCTGGATACCGGGCTGCTGCTGATCCCGCAAGGACTCGGGATGCTGGCGACGCGGAGCTGGATCGGCGGGCTGGCGGACCGGATGGGCTCGCGTAACATCGTGCTGCTCAGCCTGGCGGTGACGGCGATCGGTACGATTCCGTTCGCGCTCGCCGGAGCGGATACGAACCATGTCCTGCTCGCGGTCGCACAGTTCGTGCGCGGGGCGGCGTTGAACGGCATTTTTATACCGATCATGGTGTCCGCTTATACGGGGCTGAGCAAGCAGCAGATTCCGCACGCCAGCATCTCGACGCGGATCTTTCAGACGATCGGGGGCGCGTTCGGTTCCGCGATTCTGGCGACGGTCATCGATCACCAGATCAGAAGCTCGGCCGTCGCCGGCATGAACGCGGTCGCCCACGCTTATCAGGCAGCGTTCTGGTGGTCCTTCGGCTTTACGGTGCTGGCGGTCATCCCGGCGTTCATGCTCTCGAAGGGCAAGAAGTAA
- a CDS encoding SDR family oxidoreductase, with the protein MTTKTVFITGTSSGLGKLTAIRFAQMGWNVAATMRTPEKETELTSYDNIRIFKLDVTDVEQVRSAVEQAIASFGRIDVVVNNAGMGTYGPLELARESDIDWQFAVNTRGPINVIRKFLPHFRANNGGMFINISSFMGITTAVPLGSLYNMSKFALEGLTEGLYYELKPFNIELRLIEQGGSAGNKFKESIVWNRDEHIRDYDDMIGKLEQVMNTAGDSGQLDDPQTIVDAIVAQATGESSKFRTVVGAAGNGLMALRNALPIEEYLEKMAENYK; encoded by the coding sequence ATGACAACAAAGACAGTCTTCATTACCGGTACGAGCTCCGGGCTTGGCAAGCTGACCGCGATTCGTTTTGCGCAAATGGGCTGGAACGTTGCCGCTACCATGCGTACGCCCGAGAAGGAAACCGAGCTTACGTCCTACGACAACATCCGGATTTTCAAATTGGACGTGACCGACGTCGAGCAGGTCCGATCGGCCGTAGAACAAGCGATCGCCTCCTTCGGACGAATCGACGTCGTCGTCAACAATGCCGGCATGGGCACCTACGGTCCGCTGGAATTGGCCCGGGAGAGCGACATCGATTGGCAGTTCGCCGTCAATACGAGGGGCCCGATCAATGTCATTCGCAAGTTTTTGCCGCATTTCAGAGCGAATAACGGAGGCATGTTCATCAATATCAGCTCCTTCATGGGAATCACGACCGCCGTTCCGCTAGGTTCGCTTTACAATATGTCCAAGTTCGCTTTGGAGGGATTGACCGAGGGTCTCTATTACGAATTGAAGCCGTTCAATATTGAGCTGAGGCTGATCGAGCAAGGCGGCTCCGCGGGCAACAAGTTCAAAGAAAGCATCGTATGGAACCGCGACGAGCATATTAGAGACTATGACGACATGATCGGAAAACTGGAGCAGGTCATGAACACGGCCGGCGATAGCGGCCAGCTGGACGATCCGCAGACGATCGTCGATGCCATCGTCGCTCAGGCGACCGGCGAGAGCAGCAAATTCCGTACCGTCGTCGGCGCGGCGGGCAACGGTCTGATGGCGCTTCGGAACGCCCTCCCTATTGAAGAATACCTGGAGAAGATGGCAGAAAACTATAAATAA
- a CDS encoding nucleotide excision repair endonuclease, producing MIQITVPTPDVTIHKQEAPELSHIYGFTDFILIPRDKAGIFMFYNDKDELLFVGKARKLRPRIKKHFEDTASVIKDKRNEVAKIEVCLVEDAVHREIYETYIINEYKAKYNVEKVLYK from the coding sequence ATGATACAAATAACGGTACCTACGCCGGACGTCACGATTCACAAGCAGGAAGCGCCTGAGTTAAGCCATATTTACGGATTTACGGATTTTATCCTGATTCCCAGGGATAAAGCGGGAATCTTCATGTTCTATAACGATAAGGATGAGCTCCTGTTCGTCGGCAAGGCGCGGAAGCTGAGACCGCGGATCAAGAAGCATTTCGAGGATACGGCGTCGGTCATCAAGGACAAGCGGAACGAAGTGGCGAAAATCGAGGTTTGTCTGGTCGAGGATGCCGTCCATCGGGAAATTTACGAGACGTACATTATTAACGAGTATAAGGCCAAGTACAACGTGGAAAAAGTGCTGTATAAATAA
- a CDS encoding TetR/AcrR family transcriptional regulator, protein MAESKKEQAAGGSAGTRRRGDVLENAILQAAWDELETTGYNRLTMEAVAVRAQTNKTAVYRRWPSKAQLIIAALVKFAPKPSIEAADTGDLRTDVLTFLQGVLKPLQAIAPETIHGLMSEYPGKEHPMSKPLPPRSEDALFAAMKAIVGHAEKRGELQPGQLSERIVSLPVDLLRYEMLTTHGRVTEDTIAQIVDELFLPLVRAAAQGQ, encoded by the coding sequence ATGGCGGAGTCGAAGAAAGAGCAAGCTGCGGGCGGCAGCGCCGGGACGCGCCGGAGGGGAGACGTGCTTGAGAACGCGATTCTCCAGGCGGCATGGGACGAACTGGAGACGACCGGCTATAACCGTCTGACGATGGAAGCCGTGGCCGTGCGGGCGCAGACGAACAAGACGGCAGTCTACCGCAGATGGCCGAGCAAAGCGCAGCTCATCATCGCAGCCCTCGTTAAGTTCGCGCCCAAGCCTTCCATTGAAGCTGCGGACACGGGCGATTTGCGGACGGACGTACTGACCTTCCTGCAAGGAGTCCTGAAGCCGCTGCAAGCGATCGCTCCCGAGACCATTCATGGACTTATGAGCGAATATCCCGGCAAGGAGCACCCGATGTCCAAGCCCCTGCCGCCAAGGTCCGAGGACGCACTCTTCGCCGCCATGAAGGCGATCGTCGGACATGCGGAGAAGCGCGGCGAGCTGCAGCCGGGCCAGCTGTCCGAGCGCATCGTCTCCCTGCCGGTCGACTTGCTGCGGTACGAGATGCTGACCACGCACGGGCGGGTAACCGAGGATACGATCGCACAGATCGTGGACGAGTTGTTCCTGCCCTTGGTCCGTGCGGCAGCCCAAGGCCAATGA
- a CDS encoding TetR/AcrR family transcriptional regulator has product MRNAEATRERILDAAMDEFSAYGIAGARVDRIAKSAGCNKNLIYVYFESKETLFTTVLQKNLERAFEEIPFSPDRLPEFAVNVFDFAVAHPDVMRLLMWANLEQKTDNPAERENAHTEKIRQIGQAQSAGRLSSTLPPAFLLTAVMTVSTAWASTNPFGPSLNPEAAKDLNALRASVAGAVKLLIQADHPAEEK; this is encoded by the coding sequence ATGAGAAATGCCGAAGCGACGCGCGAGCGAATTCTGGACGCCGCGATGGACGAGTTCTCCGCCTATGGAATTGCCGGCGCAAGAGTCGATCGCATTGCCAAATCCGCCGGGTGCAACAAAAACTTGATCTACGTTTATTTTGAAAGCAAAGAAACGCTCTTTACGACCGTACTGCAAAAAAACCTCGAGCGCGCGTTCGAGGAAATCCCGTTCTCGCCGGACCGCCTCCCCGAGTTCGCGGTCAACGTATTCGACTTCGCCGTGGCGCATCCCGATGTCATGCGGCTGTTGATGTGGGCCAATCTGGAGCAAAAGACGGACAACCCCGCCGAACGAGAGAATGCCCATACGGAGAAGATACGACAAATCGGCCAAGCGCAAAGCGCCGGCCGCTTAAGCTCGACGCTCCCGCCGGCCTTTTTGCTAACGGCCGTCATGACGGTCTCTACCGCCTGGGCGTCGACGAATCCCTTCGGCCCATCGCTTAATCCGGAAGCCGCGAAGGACCTGAACGCCTTAAGAGCATCCGTCGCCGGCGCGGTGAAGCTGTTGATTCAGGCGGATCATCCTGCGGAGGAAAAATGA
- a CDS encoding TetR/AcrR family transcriptional regulator, with amino-acid sequence MFETYNKVQRAVLETTLNIIIRKELQATSMALIAKESRVSTGNIYHYFQSKEDIVNELYKAVVTFNGEYVRAGLSKGGTIREKFELGWQRVVDLGKQHPQGFQFIEQYSFSPYIYDDVKKSVYVGGWCGPMNQLYEEAIRQKLFIALDPGMMVQMHYGSFVYILKAHLQGIIELTSEHVNEVIQSCWKGVQLADRSAAG; translated from the coding sequence ATGTTCGAGACGTACAACAAGGTGCAGCGCGCCGTCCTGGAGACGACGCTTAATATCATTATCCGCAAGGAATTGCAGGCCACGTCGATGGCGCTCATCGCGAAGGAATCGCGCGTATCGACGGGCAATATTTATCATTATTTTCAGAGCAAAGAGGATATCGTCAACGAGCTGTACAAAGCCGTCGTCACCTTCAACGGCGAGTATGTTCGCGCAGGTCTGTCGAAAGGGGGGACGATTCGCGAAAAGTTCGAATTAGGCTGGCAGCGGGTCGTCGACCTGGGCAAGCAGCATCCGCAAGGCTTTCAATTCATCGAGCAGTATTCCTTCTCGCCTTATATCTACGACGACGTGAAGAAATCCGTCTATGTGGGCGGCTGGTGCGGACCTATGAACCAGTTGTACGAGGAAGCGATTCGGCAGAAGCTGTTCATCGCGCTGGATCCCGGCATGATGGTGCAGATGCATTACGGGTCGTTCGTCTACATCCTGAAGGCGCACCTGCAAGGGATCATCGAACTGACGTCCGAGCATGTGAACGAGGTGATCCAATCTTGCTGGAAAGGCGTGCAGCTCGCGGATAGGTCCGCGGCAGGTTGA
- a CDS encoding MBL fold metallo-hydrolase: protein MKIQLIRHASLWLEYAGSNFLVDPMFGDRATMPPIANSGDDRPNPLVPLPGPLDAWLEPDAVLVTHLHPDHWDAAAIQALPKTARIFCQHGDGQAIASSGFARTTAIQDEASFRGIRIHRTDGRHGTGEIGEKMGAVSGFVLQAEGEPTLYIAGDTIWCDEVKEALDLYKPDMTIVNAGGARFLVGDAITMDEDDVSQVIAYAPYTRVAAVHMDAINHCHVTRDRLRTRLTADRLLDKAIIPEDGEWL, encoded by the coding sequence ATGAAAATCCAGCTCATTCGCCATGCGAGCCTGTGGTTGGAATATGCGGGATCCAATTTTCTGGTCGACCCGATGTTCGGCGACCGGGCGACTATGCCGCCCATCGCCAATTCCGGCGACGATCGGCCCAATCCGCTCGTCCCGCTGCCTGGCCCATTGGACGCGTGGCTCGAGCCGGATGCCGTTCTTGTGACGCACTTGCATCCCGACCACTGGGATGCGGCGGCGATTCAGGCGCTGCCGAAGACAGCCCGGATCTTTTGCCAGCATGGGGATGGACAGGCGATCGCGTCGTCAGGCTTCGCCCGAACGACGGCAATCCAAGACGAGGCGAGCTTCCGGGGCATACGTATCCATCGTACGGACGGTCGGCACGGGACAGGCGAGATCGGCGAAAAAATGGGGGCGGTGTCCGGCTTCGTGCTCCAGGCTGAAGGGGAGCCTACGCTATATATCGCCGGCGACACGATCTGGTGCGACGAGGTGAAAGAGGCGCTCGATCTTTATAAGCCCGATATGACCATCGTTAATGCAGGCGGGGCGAGATTTCTTGTAGGCGACGCCATCACGATGGACGAAGACGACGTGAGCCAGGTCATTGCGTATGCGCCCTATACCCGGGTCGCAGCCGTTCATATGGATGCCATCAACCACTGCCATGTCACGCGCGACAGGCTGCGGACCCGTCTAACCGCAGACCGGTTGCTGGATAAAGCGATCATTCCGGAGGACGGTGAGTGGCTATGA
- a CDS encoding GNAT family N-acetyltransferase — protein MSQRERNTDRIVLSTDRTLIDLDFAYRYLRDNMYWAKKLTFDVFQRAVAHSAIVVGAHDSSKDGQLAGFARVISDLATFAYLSDVFVVAEYRGQGLSNRMMELIVHHPKLQGLRRFALVTEDAQGLYTKFGFEPLRDGANWMQIYNG, from the coding sequence ATGAGCCAGCGCGAAAGAAATACGGATCGCATCGTATTGTCGACGGACCGGACGCTGATCGACCTGGACTTCGCGTACCGCTACCTGCGCGACAACATGTATTGGGCGAAAAAGCTGACGTTCGACGTCTTCCAAAGGGCCGTGGCCCACTCCGCGATCGTGGTCGGCGCACACGATTCGTCGAAGGACGGACAGCTTGCCGGATTCGCCCGAGTCATCTCCGATCTGGCGACTTTCGCTTATTTGTCCGACGTTTTCGTCGTGGCCGAGTATCGCGGCCAGGGACTGTCCAACCGCATGATGGAGCTGATCGTCCATCATCCCAAGCTTCAGGGACTCAGGCGCTTTGCGCTCGTGACGGAGGACGCCCAAGGGCTCTATACCAAGTTCGGCTTTGAACCGCTGCGGGACGGGGCGAATTGGATGCAAATCTATAACGGATAA
- a CDS encoding SDR family NAD(P)-dependent oxidoreductase has translation MSSFNDKVILITGAAGGIGKATAKKLADQGAKLALVDLNLEAVNQAISELGLDESRAIALQANVAKEEEVKAYVDATVAKFGKIDGFFNNAGIEGITANVEDYPTETFELVFNVNVKGAFLGLKYVVPVMKKQGYGSIVNTSSGAGLIGSPGFVGYNSSKHAVIGMTKVVALEAAPHGVRVNAVAPGVINTRMMRQIEKNTVPQDAEGARKAFGAAVPLGRYGEAEEVASVAVFLLSDDASYVSQSIYTVDGGQISQ, from the coding sequence ATGAGTTCATTTAACGATAAAGTCATCCTCATTACGGGCGCGGCAGGCGGCATCGGGAAAGCGACTGCGAAAAAGCTGGCGGACCAAGGCGCAAAGCTCGCTTTAGTAGATTTGAACTTGGAGGCTGTGAACCAGGCAATCTCCGAATTGGGGCTCGACGAATCGCGCGCGATCGCGCTGCAAGCCAACGTGGCGAAGGAAGAAGAGGTCAAGGCGTACGTCGACGCCACGGTCGCGAAGTTCGGCAAGATCGACGGCTTCTTCAATAACGCCGGGATCGAAGGCATTACCGCCAACGTCGAAGACTATCCGACCGAGACGTTCGAGCTGGTGTTCAACGTCAACGTGAAGGGTGCGTTCCTGGGGCTGAAATACGTCGTTCCCGTCATGAAAAAGCAAGGCTACGGCAGCATCGTCAATACGTCCTCGGGTGCGGGCTTGATCGGCTCGCCCGGTTTCGTCGGCTACAACAGCTCGAAGCATGCGGTGATCGGCATGACCAAGGTCGTCGCGCTGGAAGCCGCTCCGCATGGCGTTCGAGTAAATGCCGTGGCCCCGGGAGTTATCAACACCCGCATGATGCGCCAGATCGAGAAAAATACGGTTCCCCAGGACGCCGAGGGCGCAAGAAAAGCGTTCGGCGCCGCGGTGCCGCTGGGCCGATACGGGGAAGCGGAGGAAGTGGCGAGCGTGGCGGTCTTCCTGCTGTCCGACGACGCTTCGTACGTGTCGCAATCGATCTACACGGTGGATGGCGGCCAGATCAGCCAGTAA
- a CDS encoding Lrp/AsnC family transcriptional regulator, producing the protein MPVANQAIDDIDLRILNALLNNALLSNKEIGETVHLTGQAVGARVRKLQDLGVIEGYTLRWNPALIGLHVHAFLIVFMNANYTHQAFLEFVRSTEAVTEVHRVGGEGCYWLRIRTSTVAALNKLLEDVLKFGNYKLSISIEKVK; encoded by the coding sequence CTGCCAGTGGCTAACCAAGCGATCGACGATATCGATCTGCGCATTCTTAATGCGCTGTTGAATAACGCGCTCCTCTCCAACAAGGAGATCGGGGAGACGGTCCATCTGACCGGACAGGCGGTCGGCGCGCGCGTGCGCAAGCTGCAGGACCTCGGCGTGATCGAAGGCTACACGCTTCGTTGGAATCCTGCGCTCATCGGCCTGCATGTGCATGCTTTCCTAATCGTATTCATGAACGCCAATTATACGCATCAAGCCTTCCTGGAATTTGTCAGGTCGACCGAAGCCGTGACGGAGGTGCATCGCGTAGGCGGCGAAGGCTGCTACTGGCTCCGTATACGAACAAGCACGGTCGCGGCGCTCAACAAGCTGCTGGAGGACGTGCTGAAGTTCGGCAATTATAAACTGAGCATTTCCATTGAAAAGGTCAAATAG
- a CDS encoding DinB family protein: protein MRQQSHQLYAYHVWANERLFDHLAQLPKEVFHAEVTSVFPSVSHTLGHMYLFERLFMSVLAEVPNDDIFPRLQGWTEEAQGRSVAEMRRLFADVSGEFRDLLRRTPDPDKAMTIEHPQYGRLDTHFSEILGHVVNHGTYHRGNVTAMLRQQGHAGVPTDYMFYLVERQASANDKGTR, encoded by the coding sequence ATGCGACAACAATCCCACCAGCTCTATGCGTATCACGTTTGGGCGAACGAGCGGCTGTTCGACCATCTGGCGCAGCTTCCGAAGGAGGTATTCCATGCGGAGGTAACGAGCGTGTTCCCGTCCGTCTCGCATACGCTCGGGCATATGTACTTGTTCGAACGGCTCTTTATGTCCGTGCTTGCGGAAGTGCCGAACGACGACATTTTCCCGCGGCTCCAAGGCTGGACGGAGGAGGCGCAGGGCAGATCCGTAGCAGAGATGCGGCGGCTGTTCGCAGACGTCTCCGGCGAGTTCCGCGATTTGCTGCGGCGTACGCCGGACCCGGACAAGGCGATGACGATCGAGCATCCGCAATACGGCCGGCTCGATACGCATTTCTCCGAGATCCTGGGGCATGTGGTCAACCACGGGACGTATCACCGGGGCAACGTGACCGCGATGCTGAGGCAGCAAGGGCATGCCGGCGTACCGACCGACTATATGTTTTATTTGGTGGAGCGGCAGGCATCCGCCAACGACAAAGGCACCCGATGA
- a CDS encoding DUF1835 domain-containing protein, whose translation MLHIVNGDSVGDKLRNGNIPGEILVWREVYPVGPTFVKMDEPYARTARASYLERTMGIAADEYTAACESQEQILRGFRQYDEVVLWFEHDLFDQLMLGYLLHWFSQQKLGHTALNLLCIGAYPGIERFHGLGQLTVEQLETLAGTWRRIGERELETGRRIWEAYASSDIGRHVAIVQEDTSALPFAQAAFEMHLSRLPSALNGLGIVERTVLELVRDGTDTPLELFREIGDRLNLLGMGDLEFWYRLRKMAEQPAALIEIRNPHALPGDRENVVGLTERGRNAAAGAGSGQLTGLDDWYGGLHLHDDLTWRWDAERRQLTTQHP comes from the coding sequence ATGCTCCACATCGTAAACGGAGACAGCGTCGGCGACAAGCTTCGGAATGGGAATATTCCCGGAGAGATCCTGGTCTGGAGAGAGGTTTACCCGGTAGGTCCGACGTTTGTAAAAATGGACGAGCCTTACGCCAGAACGGCCAGAGCGTCCTACTTGGAGAGGACCATGGGGATTGCGGCAGACGAATATACGGCAGCCTGCGAGTCTCAGGAGCAGATCCTGCGGGGCTTCCGCCAGTACGATGAAGTCGTGCTGTGGTTCGAGCATGATTTATTCGACCAGCTGATGCTCGGTTATTTACTGCATTGGTTTTCGCAGCAGAAGCTTGGACATACGGCACTGAATCTGCTGTGCATCGGCGCATATCCGGGCATTGAACGGTTCCATGGCCTGGGGCAGCTGACAGTGGAGCAGCTGGAGACGCTGGCGGGCACGTGGCGGAGGATCGGGGAGCGGGAGCTCGAGACGGGCAGGAGGATCTGGGAGGCGTATGCTTCATCGGATATCGGACGGCATGTTGCCATCGTTCAGGAGGACACGTCGGCGCTTCCGTTCGCTCAGGCGGCGTTTGAAATGCACTTATCTCGCCTGCCCTCCGCATTGAACGGGCTCGGCATCGTAGAACGGACTGTTTTGGAGCTTGTCCGGGACGGGACGGATACGCCGCTGGAGCTGTTTAGAGAAATCGGAGACCGATTAAATTTGTTAGGAATGGGCGATCTGGAATTCTGGTATCGGCTCAGGAAAATGGCGGAGCAGCCCGCCGCGCTCATCGAGATCCGGAATCCTCATGCCTTGCCTGGCGATCGCGAGAATGTCGTCGGGTTGACGGAAAGAGGACGGAACGCTGCAGCAGGAGCAGGGAGCGGGCAGTTAACGGGACTGGACGATTGGTACGGCGGTCTGCACCTGCATGACGATCTGACCTGGCGCTGGGACGCCGAGCGGAGGCAGTTAACGACGCAGCATCCATAA
- a CDS encoding TetR/AcrR family transcriptional regulator, whose product MDKTATSPRRDRTNEHLKSSLTKLIKEKGFHAVTVKDIVDHAAYNRSTFYAHYQDKFELAEDLLASMLQGLEAAVGQPYVTGQKVYTEKLNAPSFNIVAYIYEHRDFFELIKYSDTLPGLLTEFPQTILKIYQEQFVFETINNIPVNMDYFKRYTAYGFYGLVLNWIRHEFKESKETFIQEVIDLTKTHMYSFKYVGK is encoded by the coding sequence ATCGACAAAACTGCGACGTCTCCGCGGCGGGACCGGACGAATGAGCATTTAAAGTCGTCCTTGACCAAGCTCATCAAGGAAAAGGGCTTCCATGCCGTCACCGTCAAAGACATCGTCGATCATGCCGCCTACAACCGCAGTACGTTCTACGCGCACTATCAGGATAAATTCGAGCTTGCGGAGGATTTGCTCGCTTCCATGCTTCAGGGACTGGAGGCCGCCGTAGGACAGCCCTACGTTACCGGCCAAAAGGTGTACACGGAGAAGCTGAACGCGCCCTCCTTTAATATCGTGGCCTACATTTACGAGCACCGGGACTTTTTCGAGCTCATTAAATACAGCGATACGCTGCCGGGATTGCTGACGGAATTTCCGCAGACGATTCTGAAGATCTATCAGGAGCAGTTTGTTTTCGAGACCATTAACAACATCCCCGTCAACATGGATTACTTTAAACGCTACACCGCCTACGGCTTCTACGGCCTCGTGCTCAATTGGATCCGGCATGAATTCAAGGAGTCCAAGGAGACGTTTATCCAGGAAGTCATCGACCTCACCAAGACGCATATGTACTCGTTCAAGTATGTGGGCAAGTAA
- a CDS encoding helix-turn-helix transcriptional regulator yields MAKWDNMLSMLWMLRDGRKLTAAQIADQLEISIRTVYRYIDALGASGVPVVAESGHDGGIRILDSFKETPLFFNALELKALVDAYKFAQGAGYPYAEELVSALKKVESGLQEDQLHELSIRTGGLDVIATARPPSVVAWLRDLEQAAESGHTVRIAYRKANAEQTDVREVDPYGLAYDRGEWYAVAYCRRSQETRTFRVDRIEKLEPTEARFEKPARFSASGYFRDQSEQARDADGPLAVIRIEGGPDALNAVCGHWHLRHYLTERTDRDALFLLDMPTMNKHLPMYLMTFGTEIRIKEPVELRRRVRELASRIAAHYEDGAD; encoded by the coding sequence ATGGCCAAATGGGATAACATGCTGTCCATGCTCTGGATGCTGCGGGACGGCAGGAAGCTCACTGCCGCGCAGATCGCGGACCAGCTGGAGATCAGCATCCGCACCGTGTACCGGTATATCGACGCACTAGGCGCCAGCGGCGTTCCGGTCGTAGCGGAGTCTGGCCATGACGGCGGCATTCGCATTTTGGACAGCTTCAAGGAGACGCCTTTGTTTTTTAATGCCCTGGAGCTGAAGGCGCTTGTGGATGCTTATAAATTCGCGCAGGGCGCCGGCTATCCGTACGCGGAGGAACTGGTGAGCGCGCTGAAGAAGGTGGAGAGCGGGCTGCAGGAAGATCAGCTCCATGAGCTGTCGATCCGTACGGGCGGCCTGGACGTGATCGCTACGGCTCGTCCGCCTTCCGTCGTGGCATGGCTGAGGGATCTGGAGCAAGCGGCGGAGTCCGGGCATACGGTCCGAATCGCCTATCGCAAGGCGAATGCGGAACAGACCGACGTACGGGAGGTCGATCCGTACGGACTGGCCTACGACCGGGGCGAATGGTACGCCGTCGCGTATTGCCGTCGGTCACAGGAGACGCGGACGTTCCGCGTAGACCGCATCGAGAAGCTGGAGCCGACCGAGGCGCGATTCGAAAAGCCGGCGCGCTTCTCCGCGTCCGGCTACTTCCGCGACCAGTCCGAGCAAGCGCGGGATGCGGACGGACCGCTGGCGGTCATCCGCATTGAGGGCGGGCCCGACGCGCTGAACGCAGTGTGCGGCCACTGGCATCTGCGTCACTACTTGACCGAGCGGACCGACCGGGATGCGCTATTTCTGCTGGATATGCCGACGATGAACAAGCATCTTCCCATGTATCTGATGACGTTCGGGACGGAGATCCGCATCAAGGAGCCGGTAGAGCTGAGGCGCAGGGTCCGAGAGCTGGCATCGCGGATCGCCGCGCATTACGAAGACGGCGCCGACTGA